One window of the Microbispora sp. ZYX-F-249 genome contains the following:
- the pstA gene encoding phosphate ABC transporter permease PstA — MRTGIQPISAGRRIKDRLVQVLVYLAFALAVIPLLSVLWLVVKNGIGRLDMEFLTHSMRNIGARDAGGGAYHAIIGTLEQVLLASLIAVPIGLLTAVYLVEYGEGGRLSRTISFFVDVMTGVPSVVSGLFVLAFWILVLGMPFSGFAGALALSILMMPVVVRSAEEMLRLVPRELREASYALGVPKWRTIVKVVLPTAFTGIVTGVMLAVARVAGETAPLLLTVFITDSINNDPFNGPQMGLPLYVFDQAGRPTDTAIDRAWTGALTLILIVMLLNLVARLITWWRSPARRR; from the coding sequence ATGAGAACCGGAATCCAGCCCATCTCCGCCGGCCGGCGAATCAAGGACCGGCTCGTCCAGGTGCTCGTCTACCTGGCGTTCGCGCTCGCGGTCATCCCGCTGCTGTCGGTGCTGTGGCTCGTCGTCAAGAACGGCATCGGCCGCCTCGACATGGAGTTCCTCACTCACTCCATGCGCAACATCGGAGCGCGCGACGCCGGCGGCGGCGCCTACCACGCCATCATCGGCACACTCGAACAGGTCCTGCTCGCGTCGCTCATCGCGGTCCCGATCGGCCTGCTCACCGCCGTCTACCTCGTCGAGTACGGCGAGGGCGGGCGGTTGTCCCGCACGATCAGCTTCTTCGTGGACGTCATGACCGGCGTCCCTTCCGTGGTTTCCGGGCTCTTCGTCCTGGCCTTCTGGATCCTCGTGCTCGGCATGCCGTTCTCCGGCTTCGCCGGCGCGCTCGCGCTGTCGATCCTGATGATGCCGGTCGTGGTCAGGTCCGCCGAGGAGATGCTCCGCCTGGTGCCCCGCGAGCTGCGCGAGGCGTCGTACGCGCTGGGCGTGCCCAAGTGGCGGACCATCGTCAAGGTCGTCCTGCCCACGGCGTTCACCGGCATCGTGACCGGCGTGATGCTCGCCGTCGCCCGCGTCGCCGGTGAGACCGCGCCGCTGCTGCTGACCGTCTTCATCACCGACTCCATCAACAACGACCCGTTCAACGGGCCGCAGATGGGGCTTCCGCTGTACGTCTTCGATCAGGCCGGTCGTCCCACGGACACCGCGATCGACCGGGCCTGGACCGGCGCGCTCACGCTGATCCTGATCGTCATGCTGCTCAACCTGGTCGCACGCCTCATCACCTGGTGGCGTTCGCCCGCGAGGAGGAGGTAA